From a region of the Salinispira pacifica genome:
- a CDS encoding helix-turn-helix transcriptional regulator: MSGAGRGRFPYRQHSPPPAGPGSHRKGASPPSGAGRPGPEHRCDPQYFCELFKSVTTQRPVEYINQRRIDRAKERLLKEPHARIHDIAAGVGFESDSYFGTVFKRFEGISPREYRETNGAS; this comes from the coding sequence ATATCTGGAGCGGGACGGGGAAGATTCCCATATCGGCAGCATTCACCGCCTCCAGCCGGCCCTGGATCTCATAGAAAAGGAGCTTCACCGCCCTCTGGGGCTGGAAGACCTGGCCCGGAGCATCGATGTGACCCCCAGTATTTCTGCGAACTCTTCAAATCGGTCACCACCCAGCGCCCCGTCGAGTACATCAATCAGCGGAGGATAGACCGGGCCAAGGAGCGGCTGCTGAAAGAACCCCACGCCAGAATTCATGATATTGCCGCCGGTGTAGGGTTTGAAAGCGACAGCTATTTCGGAACGGTGTTTAAACGGTTCGAAGGGATCAGCCCCCGGGAGTACCGGGAGACCAACGGCGCATCCTAA